The Pirellulales bacterium genome includes a window with the following:
- a CDS encoding WD40 repeat domain-containing protein, with product MLLDAQSGQPRGLLKQASAPTQLAVSPDGQALAIGYHRGWPGDGPGFRLWDLTRALPIGPFQPFNCAGVRFMDQGQTVLTLNHSDVTRPQLFDRQTGRPSPAALPPGDIVSDDWSNNAIAVRSRDAVFAFRSSAGTVEQWDAAAGHAVGEPMVHPSPVSRMQYSPDGRMLATVFADNSVRLWDSATGLPLGPPLLHVAPVLSLCFAPVADAPGARVRRTT from the coding sequence GTGCTCCTCGATGCGCAGAGCGGCCAGCCGCGCGGTTTGCTTAAACAGGCCAGCGCGCCGACTCAACTGGCCGTCAGCCCCGACGGCCAGGCACTGGCGATCGGCTACCACCGGGGTTGGCCCGGCGACGGGCCGGGCTTCCGGCTCTGGGACCTCACCAGGGCTTTGCCCATCGGCCCGTTCCAGCCGTTCAACTGCGCGGGAGTTCGCTTCATGGACCAGGGGCAAACCGTGCTGACGCTAAATCACAGCGACGTCACTCGGCCGCAGCTCTTCGATCGGCAAACCGGCCGGCCGTCGCCTGCCGCCTTGCCCCCCGGTGACATCGTTTCGGACGATTGGTCAAATAACGCCATTGCCGTGCGCTCACGGGACGCTGTGTTCGCCTTCCGATCGAGCGCCGGGACCGTCGAGCAATGGGACGCCGCCGCCGGACATGCGGTGGGCGAGCCGATGGTGCATCCTTCGCCGGTGTCGCGGATGCAGTACAGTCCGGATGGCCGGATGCTGGCCACGGTTTTCGCCGACAACAGCGTCCGTTTGTGGGACAGCGCGACGGGCCTGCCGCTTGGACCGCCGCTGCTGCACGTCGCCCCGGTGCTGTCGCTGTGCTTCGCGCCCGTCGCCGACGCCCCCGGAGCAAGAGTGAGGCGTACCACCTGA
- the ndhC gene encoding NADH-quinone oxidoreductase subunit A has protein sequence MQIEVVPILLFAVCTTALCVGLLMVGRMIGPHREIPVKLMPYESGMDPIHDTRRRFDVRFYLVAIAFLVFDVELLFLYPWAVASRNPVGIDAAVSQDLVSSRGLVFGEVMLFLVLLVLGYVYTWRKGVFQWR, from the coding sequence ATGCAAATCGAAGTCGTGCCGATTTTGCTCTTCGCCGTGTGTACGACCGCACTTTGCGTCGGCCTGCTCATGGTGGGCCGAATGATCGGGCCGCACCGCGAGATTCCGGTCAAGCTGATGCCCTACGAAAGCGGCATGGACCCAATCCACGACACCCGCCGTCGCTTTGACGTGCGGTTCTACTTGGTCGCCATCGCATTCTTGGTGTTCGATGTCGAATTGCTGTTTCTTTATCCATGGGCGGTGGCCAGCCGCAATCCTGTCGGCATCGACGCCGCCGTCTCCCAGGATCTGGTTTCCAGCCGGGGATTGGTATTCGGCGAAGTGATGCTGTTTTTAGTATTGCTAGTGCTGGGCTACGTTTATACCTGGCGGAAAGGGGTTTTTCAATGGCGATAG
- a CDS encoding NADH-quinone oxidoreductase subunit B family protein: MAIDLPENVVVSKLDELASWCRKNSLWPMPFATACCGIELMATGASRHDLARFGAEVFRFSPRQCDLMIVAGRVVMKMMPVLQRIWQQMLEPKWCISMGACASTGGVFDTYCVVQGIDRFLPVDMYVPGCPPRPEQLIQSIIDLQDKIQAEGTITGKEFDLPSRQGKKRALIELPVLKLPGTASSAEGVLRVGHG, translated from the coding sequence ATGGCGATAGATCTGCCCGAAAACGTGGTGGTCAGCAAGCTCGACGAGTTGGCGAGCTGGTGCCGCAAGAACAGCCTGTGGCCCATGCCATTTGCCACCGCCTGCTGCGGCATCGAGCTGATGGCCACCGGGGCCAGCCGCCACGATCTGGCCCGCTTTGGGGCCGAAGTGTTTCGCTTCAGCCCGCGGCAATGCGATTTGATGATCGTCGCCGGCCGCGTGGTGATGAAGATGATGCCCGTCTTGCAGCGGATCTGGCAGCAGATGCTGGAGCCGAAGTGGTGCATTTCGATGGGCGCTTGTGCCTCGACGGGCGGCGTGTTCGACACCTATTGCGTGGTGCAAGGCATCGACCGGTTCCTTCCGGTCGATATGTACGTGCCGGGCTGCCCGCCGCGGCCCGAACAGTTGATTCAGAGCATCATCGACTTGCAGGACAAGATTCAGGCCGAAGGCACGATCACCGGCAAGGAATTCGATCTGCCGTCGCGGCAGGGAAAGAAGCGGGCCTTGATCGAGTTGCCAGTGCTCAAGTTGCCGGGCACGGCCTCGTCGGCCGAGGGGGTCTTGCGCGTTGGGCATGGGTAG
- a CDS encoding NADH-quinone oxidoreductase subunit C yields MIHPETLSKFQAAVESVHTSEFRGETRAVVPKATLFDALKMLRDECGFDLLVDITCVDYLHYRDAVDRFGLVYLLASTVTNERLTLRVFLNEPDLNVPSAVPLWEGANWMEREVWDMFGIRFDGHPDLRRILLPEEFTAFPLRKDYPLQGRGERHNLPVLTRNRS; encoded by the coding sequence ATGATTCACCCCGAAACGCTCAGCAAGTTTCAAGCCGCCGTCGAGAGCGTGCATACGAGCGAATTTCGGGGAGAGACGCGCGCCGTGGTGCCCAAGGCGACACTGTTCGACGCCCTCAAGATGCTTCGCGACGAGTGCGGCTTTGATCTACTAGTCGACATTACTTGCGTCGATTACTTGCACTATCGCGACGCGGTCGATCGTTTCGGGCTGGTGTATTTGCTGGCCTCGACGGTCACGAACGAGCGGCTGACCTTGCGGGTGTTTTTGAACGAGCCCGATTTGAACGTGCCTTCGGCCGTGCCGTTGTGGGAAGGCGCGAACTGGATGGAGCGCGAGGTATGGGACATGTTCGGCATTCGCTTTGACGGACATCCCGACCTGCGCCGCATTTTGTTGCCCGAAGAGTTCACGGCGTTTCCGCTGCGCAAAGACTACCCGCTGCAAGGCCGGGGCGAGCGTCACAATCTGCCGGTGTTAACCAGGAATCGGAGCTGA
- the nuoD gene encoding NADH dehydrogenase (quinone) subunit D produces MPLTPSVLNQEEAEAADQDYLWTLNFGPQHPATHTTLRIVLKLDGERVVEAVPDIGYLHSGFEKLAEHLDYNQYVTITDRMNYISPMANNVAWHGAVEKLLGIELTPRCKYLRVIVSELARISDHLLCNGAAGLDTGAFTYFLYAFNRREDIYDIFETICGARFTNSYTRVGGLMYDTTPVFIEKVRAFVRTFPKTLDDMEKLLNRNRIFVDRTKGVGVLPKEEAINRGASGPIARASGVTRDLRKDEPYLSYADFDFKVCCSTGGDCYARYLVRMAEMRESLRIVDQAIENLPPGPVNVGIDQRTVLPGKRQVYSTIEGLISHFELSMSNRGFETPHEESYAAIESPNGELGFYVVGDGSDVAYRARCRPPSYIHFAMFPYLIRGHMLSDIVAVLGSLNIIAAELDR; encoded by the coding sequence ATGCCGTTGACGCCGTCGGTGTTGAATCAGGAAGAAGCGGAAGCAGCCGACCAGGACTATCTCTGGACGCTGAACTTCGGCCCCCAGCATCCGGCCACGCACACGACGTTGCGGATCGTGCTCAAGCTCGACGGCGAGCGGGTGGTGGAGGCCGTGCCCGACATCGGCTATCTGCACTCGGGCTTCGAAAAACTGGCCGAGCACCTCGACTACAATCAGTATGTGACCATCACCGACCGCATGAACTACATCTCGCCGATGGCCAACAACGTGGCCTGGCACGGCGCGGTCGAGAAACTGCTGGGCATCGAGCTTACGCCCCGCTGCAAGTACCTGCGTGTGATCGTGTCCGAATTGGCCCGCATCAGCGACCACTTGCTCTGCAACGGCGCGGCCGGACTCGATACGGGTGCCTTCACCTACTTTCTCTATGCCTTCAATCGCCGCGAAGACATTTACGACATCTTCGAGACGATTTGCGGCGCCCGATTCACCAACAGCTACACGCGCGTCGGCGGGCTGATGTATGACACCACGCCGGTGTTCATCGAGAAGGTCCGGGCATTTGTCCGCACTTTCCCCAAGACGCTCGACGACATGGAGAAGCTGCTCAACCGCAACCGCATCTTTGTCGACCGGACGAAGGGCGTGGGCGTCTTGCCGAAGGAAGAGGCGATCAACCGCGGCGCGAGCGGGCCGATCGCGCGGGCCAGCGGCGTGACGCGCGATCTGCGCAAGGACGAGCCATACTTGTCGTACGCGGATTTCGATTTCAAGGTTTGTTGTTCGACGGGCGGCGATTGCTATGCCCGGTATCTCGTGCGGATGGCCGAGATGCGCGAGAGCCTGAGGATTGTCGATCAAGCGATCGAGAACTTGCCGCCGGGACCGGTGAACGTGGGCATCGACCAGCGGACGGTGTTGCCCGGCAAGCGGCAGGTGTACTCGACGATCGAGGGGCTGATCTCGCACTTCGAGCTGTCGATGAGCAACCGCGGTTTCGAGACGCCCCACGAAGAGAGCTACGCGGCCATCGAAAGCCCCAACGGCGAACTGGGATTTTATGTGGTGGGCGATGGCAGCGACGTGGCGTATCGTGCCCGTTGCCGGCCGCCGTCGTACATTCACTTTGCCATGTTTCCGTACTTGATTCGCGGCCACATGCTCTCCGACATTGTGGCCGTGCTGGGAAGTTTGAACATCATTGCCGCGGAGCTCGACCGCTAA
- a CDS encoding NAD(P)H-dependent oxidoreductase subunit E yields the protein MSVATERILTDEMTEAIKAYFPRYPNKQAVTLPALHIVNERLRYVPLQAVIEIAELLELAPAVVQDTLSFYGFFKQDKPHGEQRAWVCRSIACALRGGEEVLEHLCHRAGIHPGETTPDGKLTVEFAECLGGCDFAPCMLVGETLHKDLTNEKADAFLRSI from the coding sequence ATGAGTGTCGCAACCGAACGCATCCTTACCGACGAGATGACTGAGGCCATCAAGGCTTACTTTCCTCGTTATCCGAACAAGCAGGCGGTCACGCTGCCGGCGCTGCACATTGTCAACGAACGGTTGCGCTATGTGCCCCTGCAAGCCGTGATCGAGATTGCCGAACTGCTCGAGTTGGCTCCCGCCGTGGTGCAGGACACGCTGAGCTTTTATGGCTTTTTCAAGCAAGACAAGCCGCACGGCGAACAGCGAGCGTGGGTTTGCCGCTCGATCGCGTGCGCGTTGCGGGGCGGCGAAGAAGTGCTCGAGCACCTTTGCCATCGGGCCGGAATCCATCCTGGAGAGACCACGCCCGACGGGAAACTGACCGTCGAGTTTGCCGAATGCCTGGGCGGGTGCGATTTTGCCCCCTGCATGCTGGTGGGCGAGACGCTGCATAAGGATTTGACGAACGAAAAGGCGGATGCGTTTCTGCGGTCGATCTAG
- a CDS encoding Uma2 family endonuclease encodes MNIPSEVFAVATVEKVVLRGERRILLSGISWDLYEQLRESEDNWYIHMAYDRGRLELMSPSPDHERVTKLIAQLIEAFTEEMGIPRRSLRSTTWKRRELDKGLEADECYYILNHHRVRRLRQFDLAINPPPDLAIETEVSRSVVSRLRIYSALGVPEIWRWRKTGLTAYSLGEDGKYVEREFSLNLPMLRVKDLGPFLDFDLAEDETAWLRQFRAWVREEFLKTKDAAT; translated from the coding sequence ATGAACATCCCGAGCGAAGTGTTTGCCGTGGCGACGGTTGAAAAAGTGGTGCTGCGAGGCGAACGCCGTATCCTGCTTTCGGGCATTTCCTGGGATCTGTATGAGCAGTTGCGCGAGAGCGAGGACAACTGGTATATCCACATGGCCTACGACCGAGGGAGGCTTGAGTTGATGAGCCCCTCGCCCGATCACGAAAGAGTGACGAAGCTGATTGCCCAGTTGATTGAAGCGTTCACCGAAGAAATGGGTATTCCTCGGCGCAGCCTCAGATCGACGACCTGGAAGCGCCGCGAACTCGATAAGGGACTGGAAGCGGACGAGTGCTATTACATCCTGAACCATCACCGTGTTCGCCGGCTGCGGCAGTTCGATTTGGCAATCAATCCACCGCCCGATCTGGCCATCGAGACCGAAGTCAGTCGGAGCGTGGTGTCGCGGTTGCGCATTTATTCCGCCCTCGGCGTCCCGGAGATCTGGCGGTGGCGCAAAACCGGATTGACCGCCTATTCGCTCGGCGAGGATGGAAAATACGTCGAGCGAGAATTCAGTCTGAACCTGCCGATGCTGCGCGTGAAAGATCTCGGACCCTTTCTCGACTTTGATTTGGCGGAAGACGAAACCGCCTGGCTGCGCCAGTTTCGGGCCTGGGTCCGGGAAGAGTTCCTGAAGACGAAAGATGCCGCAACTTAA
- the nuoF gene encoding NADH-quinone oxidoreductase subunit NuoF — MPDFEPVLLANINKPDSHTLRVYEQGGGYSALKKVLREMDPPKFVELVKSSNLRGRGGAGFPTGLKWTFLPKDHPGPIYMCINADESEPATFNNRILMELDPHQVLEGTILSCFATRATTAYIYIRYEYPLSLRRLQQAIDECYAAGYLGKNIQGTEFSLDIYLHRGAAAYICGEETGLIESLEGKRAWPRIKPPFPAVEGVFRKPTVVNNIETVACVTHIAARGAEWFKSIGVPSDPKNPRDPGSYGPKLYCLSGHVNKPGCYEAPLGLTCRELIDRFGGGVWKGRRAKAAVPGGISMGLLTEPEFDTPLDFNALAKVGCLGLGTAAVTVMDETVSMVDFLHNTCRFFSHESCGQCTPCREGTRWSLEMLERIKAGKGRLRDLDLLLEIGDTIGIIPGTTICGLADGAAWPIKNAIRKFRQEFEDYIRRTNPSGYNQTDAVLSLDPRRSEHSDVVEIAPWWPEAQHG; from the coding sequence TTGCCTGACTTCGAACCCGTACTGCTGGCCAACATCAACAAGCCCGACAGCCACACGCTGCGCGTGTATGAACAAGGCGGCGGATATTCGGCGCTCAAAAAAGTGCTGCGGGAGATGGACCCGCCCAAGTTCGTCGAGTTGGTCAAGTCGAGCAACCTGCGCGGCCGCGGCGGCGCGGGATTTCCCACCGGGCTGAAGTGGACCTTCCTGCCCAAGGACCACCCCGGCCCGATCTACATGTGCATCAACGCCGACGAAAGCGAGCCCGCCACCTTCAATAACCGCATCCTGATGGAACTCGACCCGCACCAAGTGCTGGAAGGGACGATCCTGAGCTGCTTTGCCACGCGGGCCACCACGGCCTACATCTATATCCGCTATGAGTACCCGCTCAGCCTGCGGCGATTGCAGCAGGCGATCGACGAGTGCTACGCCGCCGGCTACCTGGGCAAGAACATCCAAGGCACCGAGTTCTCGCTCGATATTTATCTGCATCGCGGGGCCGCGGCCTACATCTGCGGCGAAGAAACCGGACTGATCGAAAGCCTGGAAGGCAAACGGGCCTGGCCGCGGATCAAGCCGCCCTTTCCCGCGGTCGAAGGCGTGTTTCGCAAGCCGACCGTCGTCAACAACATCGAGACGGTGGCTTGCGTCACGCACATCGCCGCCCGTGGGGCCGAATGGTTCAAGTCGATCGGCGTGCCGTCCGATCCCAAGAACCCGCGCGATCCGGGCAGTTATGGTCCCAAGCTCTATTGCCTCAGCGGCCATGTAAACAAGCCCGGCTGCTACGAAGCCCCGCTCGGCCTGACGTGCCGCGAGCTGATCGACCGCTTTGGCGGCGGCGTCTGGAAGGGGCGTCGTGCCAAGGCCGCCGTTCCCGGCGGCATCAGCATGGGACTGCTCACCGAGCCGGAGTTCGACACGCCGCTCGATTTCAACGCCCTGGCCAAGGTCGGCTGCCTGGGCCTGGGCACCGCGGCCGTAACCGTCATGGATGAAACGGTCAGCATGGTCGATTTTCTGCACAACACCTGCCGCTTTTTCTCGCACGAGAGTTGCGGGCAATGCACGCCTTGCCGCGAAGGAACTCGCTGGAGCCTGGAAATGCTCGAACGCATCAAGGCCGGCAAGGGACGGCTTCGCGATCTCGACCTGCTGCTGGAGATTGGCGATACGATCGGCATTATTCCCGGCACCACGATCTGCGGCCTGGCCGACGGCGCGGCGTGGCCCATCAAGAACGCGATTCGCAAGTTTCGGCAGGAGTTCGAAGACTACATCCGCCGCACGAACCCCAGTGGCTACAACCAGACCGACGCGGTGCTGTCGCTCGACCCGCGGCGCAGCGAACACAGCGACGTCGTCGAAATCGCGCCTTGGTGGCCGGAGGCGCAACATGGTTAG